GGCGTGGCACATCGGTGGCACGGACAGCTCGCCTGTCGGTGCGCCGAAGGTGGTCTGAACGATTCCCTTCTAGAAAAGGCCGCGCCATGCGGCGGCGGCGACCAGGCCGGCAACGAATGCCAGCCAGAAGGCGAGTTTCGAGCGATGCGAGGGCGGCGTGGGCCCCGGTGCTTCCTCGACGAGCGAACCGGCCAGGGCCGTCGGTACGTCGACGCCATTTTCGATCAAAATGCCGGCGGCTTCCGCATCGATCTCGGGCATATCTACAGCTTAGCATGCATGGCTAGAATAAAAGGCCCTGCGAACGAACTCCCTCATTGGAAGGCACTCGGCCATGAAAAGAATCTTCCTTGTTCTGCTCGGATTGCTTCTCACCGCGACGCAACAAGCGCCAGCCCAAACGGTCATTCCGCTCTATCAGGGCGCGGCCCCCGGCTCGGAGAATTGGACGCACGAAGAGCAGGACTACTTTTCGCCGATCTTCAACACGCAGGTCGTAACGAACGTCGTCAAGCCGACGCTGACGGTATATGCGCCTACGACGAAAGAAGAGGGCAATGGCACCGCCGTGATTATCTGCCCGGGCGGCGGGTTTCACGCACTGTCGATCAACAGCGAAGGCGTCGACGTCGCCAGGTGGTTGAACGAACGGGGCGTCACCGGGCTGGTGCTGAAGTACCGCCTGGTGCCGACGGGCAAGGACGGCGTTGTGGAAATGATCGGCAAGAATCGCGACAAGGTCCAAGAGGACATGCGCAGCCACTTCCCCTTGGCGGCGGCCGACGGCATCGCGGCCGTGAAGTACGTGCGCGATCATGCCGAAGAGCTGCACGTTAATCCAAAGCGTATCGGCGTCATGGGTTTCTCGGCCGGTGGATCCGTG
The sequence above is drawn from the Pirellulales bacterium genome and encodes:
- a CDS encoding alpha/beta hydrolase: MKRIFLVLLGLLLTATQQAPAQTVIPLYQGAAPGSENWTHEEQDYFSPIFNTQVVTNVVKPTLTVYAPTTKEEGNGTAVIICPGGGFHALSINSEGVDVARWLNERGVTGLVLKYRLVPTGKDGVVEMIGKNRDKVQEDMRSHFPLAAADGIAAVKYVRDHAEELHVNPKRIGVMGFSAGGSVTSFVALNYTAESRPDFVAPIYAYLGVIGEAPVPQDAPPLFALAASNDPLGLADDSVELYSKWLAAKKSAELHMYAKGGHGFGMKTQKLPSDHWIETFGAWLDGQGLLKK